The segment aaggtccaaacaagggacaatattttctatgttgcccaaattcaactgaagtaatttatttctacgattttaatagataattttagattttttttttttaattcgatgttaaatttcaacgaccctaatcacatctattatttgatataggctgataactgtggatgtggtatgtttgtatggttgaaagatgaaacacatatctctaccatacaacatacattatgttcagaaagctcaacatcaatatcatccacaccaccgtccatttcgaacgagtacatgaaaggatatctggaagggacacttaaaggactagaggaccaaacaaataagatgaaagacatcctccatgcattcaagcctttagacttggacaaaaagtgaaaatttagaaaattatgtaataattaacttggacaaggcattgttagttatgtattttattcatcctttttgaaaccattttttttagttggtatgtaatcattttattgtcccaaaggatttgtatgcttatagtattttaatgttatttctgtaattattgacttaaaagaaaagaaaaaaaaaaaaaaaaacttttctgaaacaagcattaccaaacagCAAAACTGTCGTTTTTTtattctgaaactgttctagaaacagattcaccaaacagccttaaatcgtttaaaaacggcgttttgacatagaaactgaaattttcgtttttgacacgaaacagagtttctagaacagaaacgataccaaatggaGCTTAAGAAAACCATTAATTTTGTgttataaataaattaaattaaaatgcaTATATTAAATGAGAACCCTTAACACCCGAGTAAGctgacattaaaaaaaatcattgagaaAGACAAAAAGATTATATTAATtctaagatgaaaaaaaaaattttgtaggaattctaaaatgaaaaaataaagccTACAAAATCAGAGTGCAGATTCAATCATAGCCCTCTGACATAATGAGCTGTGGTGACCACATTGACACACTCTTTATTATTCTAACCCATGTAGGCCCCATATAAATGATATCATTCTTTGCATCATCATCGTTATGGTTAGCTCTGATTTCTCCCCACAATGACATAGTAGGAAATCCTCTTccaccaaaagaagaagaagaagaagaagatgttgatCAATGTTACTCGGTTTCTTCCCATTTTGCATGGATTGTAAAGGACACTTATGCAATAGGTAAGTTCACATACAATGTTAAAGTTATCATATTAacctatttttcaatttttttttttttttccattagaaGAATCATATGTCACTATATTAGAGATGAAGGTTTTCATAGATCCACCAAGATGACTTAGCATACTTTGGTAATTGGGACCAAGGCAAAGTGAAAAGGGTCTGGATTCTCTACCCACGTGGAGCCTTTCCTAAATAGTTCCcaatgaaatggaatctctTTTGTTTATAATTGTATCGATTAAGATGAACATTCTGTTTCATTGATAACTATGGAAGCAACCGCGTTGGTAGAGAATCTGGACTCCGGTGAAAATACAATAATAGGTCGGTTGGGGGTCCCACTATTCCATTCGTGCATTAAGTGTTCCCAAACCAACAAAACTTTTGGTCCCCTTTGCACGGCCGGGATCCCAGCCGTACTGATAATAGCATTTCATACTAAGAAATCGGGACTACAGGATAAGACGACTCAGGACTACTTTGTGCAACCAGCTCAACCACCAAGTGTTCGGTGTTTTGCCACAAAGAGAGAAAATCGTATAAACTTCAATTGATGTTTTTTGCAAGTTGAATCTATAATAGCCTTCTTCATGGTTTCACTCCTTGCAGACTCTCTTTAAGCCTTACGTCGCGTGTGTGTCTTGGACTATTCTTGGCTCGTGGGTCGTGCTGCTTCGTCTGAGAAAGGTCACAACTGGGACCTTAGTTTTTCCGTTTTTTCTTTAATGGAAGGATGGCTCTTCCAGTCATCGAAGATAATTATGTGGGCTCCAGCAATCGCAAATTGCAGCAGCATTTGCGTCAGTCCCATaaattctttcttctcaatctGAAGTCTCAACGTCAACGTTTTTGCGGTTGTAGCGTGTGCAGAGACCACAATATATGAAATGGAATGTGAAAACTGAAACAGTTTACCCACGCAATCATGGAAACAAAGACGCCCACCCAAAAGCCCAAAACCCATTTGAATTGAATgcgtcttcttccttcttctcattCATTCTGATATCTCAAGTCGCCTTGCCACTGTAGCATGTCAGGCTGTAGTGGGAAGCTTATAGCTGCCCCACAGGGACCCACACGGCCTACAATTTAaccccttccccttcttcttcttcttcttcttcttcttcttcaatggctTAAAGCATCATTGTTTATTCTTCTTGTCAAGTCCCTCCGCAcctcctctctccccctttctctatttttatcgGAGACAAAGAGAagttttttccttaattcttctCAGCAcctcctctctccccctttctctatTGTTATCGTAGACAAAAGAGAagttttttccttaattcttctCAGACAAGAATCTCCGAAAGGCCCAGGAGCTGCTTAACTGAATAATCAGTCTCTCATCTCCCAGCCCAgataattttcttctcttcttctgctaTATCGTTTCTGGCCGGTGAAGATTCGGTTCAGGGCTCCTGGGCTCCGCGCgaattttcattcaattcctcttttcctttttatcttcTCCGATCTTTGTTGTCTCCACTTGAATTATGGCCTGAGCAGATAAATTTTCAGGTCGGTCACTGGGTTTGAATCAGAAGGAAACATGTTTTGTTTCCAGGTTTCATTGGAAATCATTTGTACTCAGCCTGAATCAAAGGCTCGATATAGCTACAATTGATCAAGTTACTTTGCAGAAGGAATTTGAAAAACTTAGTGGGTTTCGAATATTCAATTTGATGCTTGAGGTACTACGTTCCTCGATAGAGATGACCATGGACCGAGGCTTGTCAGGCGACGCCCATGAGGGAAGTAATCGAGGCTTGGTATTGGCGATTGAATGCTTGAAAGGGAGCTCGAAAGCTGACGAATGGAATGGAAACATGCTTCAGACAGGTGACATCGTGGAGGAGCTGAAGATCGGAAACCTGTTGAGCGTTGGACCGCCGTTCAAGAATGGAAAGCATGGGGTGCAGAAGCTCCTCCACACGTCGTACAAGAAGAGGGAAACGTTGATTAAGGTCCGAGTCCGACGCGGCCGATACGAGGTCGTTGAGTTGCAGGCCTGTATCGTCCCCAACGAGGCCGCCGGGAAGAAGCAGTATATGTTAAGATCTATTGATGATCCTAATTACGCCGTTGGATTCGCTGATCGGACGGAAAGCGATTGCCTTGCCTACCAAGGTAAagatttcctctctctctctctctacaagcGATAGTGATTCTTTCCACCTGATATAGGCACTTTCATTGCTCAAACTGAAGCACAGACATGTGGGGTTGGTTCAAAAGTTTTGGATAATTTGAATATgaatcaaatgctttttggTTACTTTTGAATAGTTTGAATgagatgctttttttttttttttttttcttttgggtggaCTATTAAGctgaaatatttattaatttgaATCAAACCCATCATGTATGGGGCTTTCTGCATCCCCCCTTGGTTTCCCAATGGTTCTTGCAGAGCTCACTTCACTTGATTTTTCAAACACTTTTTTCACCGGGCATCGATCATTAGTAGTTAATTTCAAGGAATAAAGTAGTTGATCCTGGTGTTTTAGTGCACTTCGCTTGCAGTTTACCTGTTTTCTCCTCTAGACCACAATAGACTGGTCTGAAGATTCTGAACTCTCACTCTAGATTTCTAtcctaaaggaaaaaaattgaatcatgAGTAACACTTATCCTTTGCTTTGGTTTATACTTTGTTGCTTTTTGTGCTATTGCACCTACATCCTAAACTAGAAGTAGTTAATGGCTACAGAACAATGTTAACCACCTTTTATGGTACACAGACTTACTACTGTTGGTTTGAGGACATGTGGGCATCTGGACTATTAGCCACCAAAGCATTTATAATATCTGTGCAATACCAGTAGGAATCCACTTTTATTGCCAAACCATCCTTTATTGACATTTTTTGCAGGAAACCTTGGATGAGATGTGTGTAGAAATCTAATCTGGTTTGTTTCAATATCTTTGGGTACTCGTAGATTGGGTCCATTGTTGCGCGGGTTGCATTGTTTGCTAGGTTGCTGCTATGAAAATGTTAAGACTGTCCTTAGATTACCTTCTGGGTTGTTTGGTAGCATATGAAGTCTGTTCAAGTAGGATTATTATTGGGGTATAACCACATTTGTTCCCTCACAAAATTCATTGAAATATAAACTGAGGTTGACcattaaaaatttctatttaacTTTTTCAGCAATGTAAAAGGCAATATTTTGGATCTACAGGTTCAAGAAGATCTAGGTTGGTCTCTGCATTAAGCAAAGCACAACTTCAAGATGGCTATGTACCATATCGTTGGGAGAGGAAGATGCAGTTGCTTACAGTTCCCAATTCAAGTTGCTTTCTTTCTATCCTATTTCTTCCAAAGGCATCAGACCGAATTGCTTCACGGTACAATGACATTGAGGATACACTTGCTAGGGCAAATGCCTGGCTAAATGCTTCTCAGGCCTCTGGGGTCCCTATAGTGCTTATGAATATCCAGACTGAGTCTCTCCTTACAAAGGTAAATTTGGAAAATTGCTGTAAGTAGCATACACAATCCATTGGGTCCTACCTTCAAGCTCTCTGTAGAATGATTGGCCTGATTGGAGGACTGTTAATTGTTGAGTATCTACACTGATGAAAAAACTGAGCTTAACAATATAAGAGGATGTTCTGAAAGGAGCTTAACTAAATAGGAAGGATGTCCAGAAGGGCACCACATCATTCATGTGGTAGATCTTTAAGTTGACCCATCAGATGGGTATTGCATATCCAGGCATATCTTTTGTTGCTTCTGTGTTGGTAGACAACAAGTTTATACCATGCATCTATCATATTTGAAATGCTTGTACAATTAAAGTTGTATCACTTTCTGGAACATTTGCAGCAGTGCCTAGgatatttattctttttcttttgtggtaGATATCTGGGGAGACTGCTTCGGCTACTGTCAATGCTGGGTCATTTTCTGACCTATCAAATCTTGCAAATGTTAGCCTTTATGGGTTTGAAGATTACCATGGGGTTGACATTGGTGTGGTGAGAGCAGTTCGTCTGTGGTATGCTCCTATTGGAGGA is part of the Macadamia integrifolia cultivar HAES 741 unplaced genomic scaffold, SCU_Mint_v3 scaffold2836, whole genome shotgun sequence genome and harbors:
- the LOC122067321 gene encoding uncharacterized protein LOC122067321 — encoded protein: MLEVLRSSIEMTMDRGLSGDAHEGSNRGLVLAIECLKGSSKADEWNGNMLQTGDIVEELKIGNLLSVGPPFKNGKHGVQKLLHTSYKKRETLIKVRVRRGRYEVVELQACIVPNEAAGKKQYMLRSIDDPNYAVGFADRTESDCLAYQGSRRSRLVSALSKAQLQDGYVPYRWERKMQLLTVPNSSCFLSILFLPKASDRIASRYNDIEDTLARANAWLNASQASGVPIVLMNIQTESLLTKISGETASATVNAGSFSDLSNLANVSLYGFEDYHGVDIGVVRAVRLWYAPIGGEVALEIDLKEGDSKLGFAISRTEEGFIFISSVADDENNELASTRSGLRDLYREAVSASKFLVISRVSNQKVLPWMVSSAGAIRCYDTVSLSQKLSLHRHALRPIFIHVFMWDCTLVSEDDGIGKFRASSPTAMPRRSEVQLPRHPSNESQVLPLSPEIELAQPSTESRVQGNGPELMGDRDTAGELSFRFHNFSLSSNWV